The following proteins come from a genomic window of Neofelis nebulosa isolate mNeoNeb1 chromosome 5, mNeoNeb1.pri, whole genome shotgun sequence:
- the LOC131511487 gene encoding keratin-associated protein 21-1-like, translating into MSYYGNYYGGLGYGYGGLGCGYGGYGYGGCGYGGYGYGGCGYGGCGYGGYGCGFGGLGCGYGGYGCGYNGVGYACGGYGYGSNRPSCCRRCFY; encoded by the coding sequence atgTCCTACTACGGCAACTACTATGGAGGTCTAGGTTATGGCTATGGTGGCCTGGGCTGTGGCTATGGCGGCTATGGCTATGGCGGCTGTGGCTATGGCGGCTATGGCTATGGCGGCTGTGGCTATGGCGGCTGTGGCTATGGCGGCTATGGATGTGGCTTCGGTGGCCTGGGCTGTGGCTATGGTGGCTATGGATGTGGCTACAATGGCGTGGGCTATGCCTGTGGAGGCTACGGGTATGGCTCCAACCGCCCATCTTGCTGCAGAAGATGTTTCTACTGA